A stretch of Kyrpidia spormannii DNA encodes these proteins:
- a CDS encoding 3-hydroxybutyryl-CoA dehydrogenase has protein sequence MANIGRMLVVGAGQMGSGIAQVAAQSGLEVWLQDISEALVEKGVGRIRANLDRQVEKGRMTADQHQGVLDRIHPVVRLEDGAQVDIVVEAATENLTIKKGIFETLDRLCPPGAILASNTSSLPITELAAVTKRPEQVIGMHFMNPVPVMKLVEVIRGLATRDDVFAAVKELAEQMGKVPVEVNDYPGFVANRILLPMINEAIYCVYEGVAAPEDVDTVMKLGANHPMGPLQLADFIGLDTCLAILEVLHEGLGDPKYRPCPLLRKYVNAGWLGKKSGRGFYRYDQ, from the coding sequence ATGGCGAATATCGGGCGAATGCTGGTGGTTGGAGCCGGGCAGATGGGCAGCGGAATCGCCCAAGTGGCAGCCCAGTCGGGACTCGAAGTCTGGCTGCAGGATATTTCTGAAGCCCTGGTGGAAAAAGGGGTCGGGCGGATTCGCGCCAACTTGGATCGCCAGGTGGAAAAGGGGCGCATGACGGCGGATCAGCACCAGGGGGTCCTGGATCGGATTCACCCCGTCGTCCGGCTGGAGGACGGGGCTCAGGTGGACATCGTCGTGGAGGCGGCGACGGAAAACCTCACGATCAAAAAGGGCATCTTTGAAACCCTCGACCGGCTGTGCCCACCTGGGGCGATTCTCGCCTCGAACACGTCTTCCCTGCCGATTACCGAGCTCGCCGCCGTCACAAAGCGGCCCGAACAAGTGATCGGGATGCATTTTATGAACCCCGTCCCGGTGATGAAACTGGTGGAGGTCATCCGGGGACTCGCCACCCGGGATGATGTCTTTGCCGCGGTGAAAGAGCTTGCTGAGCAGATGGGGAAAGTTCCTGTGGAAGTGAACGATTACCCCGGCTTTGTCGCGAACCGTATCCTCCTTCCCATGATCAACGAGGCGATCTACTGCGTATATGAAGGGGTAGCGGCCCCCGAGGATGTGGATACGGTCATGAAACTCGGGGCCAACCACCCGATGGGGCCCCTGCAGCTCGCAGACTTTATCGGCCTGGATACATGTTTAGCCATCCTGGAAGTCCTTCATGAAGGTCTCGGGGATCCGAAGTACCGGCCATGCCCCCTGTTGCGAAAATATGTCAACGCCGGGTGGCTGGGAAAGAAGAGCGGCCGGGGATTCTATCGATACGATCAGTAA
- a CDS encoding acetyl-CoA C-acetyltransferase, which produces MARRTAVVGAARTPFGKLGGALAAKKAVELGATAIRGAMDRAGVGPDEVDELIMGMVLQGGAGQIPSRQAARLAGLPWDLPTETINKVCASGLRAVTLGDQIIRAGDARTVVAGGMESMSQAPYAVFGAREGLRMGHGRMVDLMMYDGLWCAFHDVHMAALGSRVAGEYGISREDQDRWALRSHRRAVAAMDAGRLGEEIVPVEVQEKRSVRRVEQDEAPRRNTSLEQLAALPPVFTKDGTVTAGNAPGVNDGAGALVLMDEETARSEGKEVLAVIHGHAEVGAEAAYIATTPALAIQKLLKKTGRRLEDIRLFELNEAFAAVVLTSAKLLEMSPEALEEKVNVNGGAVALGHPIGASGARILMTLIYELRRRGGGLGIAAICSGAAQGDAILIEV; this is translated from the coding sequence GTGGCACGGCGAACAGCGGTGGTGGGGGCGGCTCGGACGCCCTTTGGCAAGCTCGGCGGGGCACTGGCGGCGAAAAAAGCGGTGGAGCTCGGCGCCACGGCGATTCGCGGGGCGATGGACCGGGCAGGGGTGGGCCCGGATGAGGTGGACGAACTAATCATGGGGATGGTGCTTCAGGGCGGGGCGGGCCAGATCCCGTCCCGACAGGCGGCCCGGCTGGCGGGACTTCCTTGGGACCTCCCGACGGAGACGATCAATAAAGTGTGCGCTTCGGGACTCCGGGCGGTGACCCTCGGGGACCAGATCATCCGGGCCGGGGACGCCCGCACCGTGGTGGCCGGAGGGATGGAGAGCATGTCCCAGGCTCCTTATGCCGTTTTCGGAGCCCGGGAAGGGTTGCGCATGGGTCACGGCCGGATGGTGGATCTCATGATGTACGATGGACTCTGGTGCGCCTTTCACGACGTGCACATGGCGGCCCTGGGCAGCCGAGTGGCCGGTGAGTACGGGATCTCCCGGGAAGACCAGGATCGCTGGGCGCTGCGCAGCCACCGCCGGGCGGTGGCTGCCATGGACGCCGGCCGGCTGGGCGAGGAGATCGTACCTGTGGAGGTTCAGGAGAAGCGGAGTGTCCGCCGGGTGGAACAGGATGAAGCGCCCCGGAGAAACACCAGCCTGGAACAACTGGCGGCTCTGCCGCCGGTCTTCACCAAGGACGGGACGGTGACGGCGGGCAATGCCCCGGGGGTGAACGACGGGGCCGGAGCTCTGGTTTTGATGGACGAGGAGACAGCCCGGTCGGAAGGCAAAGAAGTGCTCGCCGTGATCCATGGCCACGCTGAAGTCGGGGCGGAAGCGGCGTACATTGCCACCACCCCGGCGCTGGCAATCCAGAAGTTGCTGAAAAAAACCGGGCGGCGCTTGGAGGACATCCGGCTGTTCGAACTCAATGAGGCTTTTGCGGCGGTGGTGTTGACAAGCGCCAAGCTTTTGGAGATGTCCCCGGAAGCCCTGGAAGAAAAGGTCAATGTCAATGGCGGCGCCGTGGCCCTCGGGCATCCCATCGGAGCCAGTGGGGCGCGGATTCTCATGACCCTCATTTATGAACTTCGGCGCAGGGGTGGGGGCCTTGGCATTGCCGCGATCTGCAGCGGGGCGGCCCAAGGAGACGCCATTCTGATCGAGGTTTGA
- a CDS encoding heterodisulfide reductase-related iron-sulfur binding cluster, which yields MAALAVLRIVIFLALLVTSVYLFWTAFSKRYRYLRLGAEEDRTDNTGERIKSFLKYVLAQGKVIAEPAGLGHFVIFWGFIILSFGTLDFIAYQYFGVHLPYGEWSWFAFLHELFSLLVLAAIGVAFYRRYVLQPMRLDISIEAGVILGLITILVISDLLVSGLQIALHEEAPSAAIPIATWLGTVFAGGSPGVLRGFHEVFVWVHILTLLGFLVYIPRSKHLHMIAAPFNVYFRKLRSPGKLKTLDLEDESVEEFGVGRVDQFTWKQLLDGYACTECGRCHVNCPATLSGKPLSPKYLILKMRDHLVQVGDTLLAQRQMAAAGAGAGDAEVAVATEIPSLIGDVYTEDEIWACTTCRACEEACPVFNEHVDKIIDLRRYLVLTEGKMEPEVSRALNNLERQGNPWGRSRSSRGDWAEGLDVRVLEEGEEVEYLYYAGCAASYDDRNNKVARTLVGLLQKAGVDFAILGSAEECCGESARRLGNEFLFQQMAEQNVESLKNYKFKKIITADPHCFNTLKNEYPEFGLEVPVIHHTQLLADLVREGKLKPEKELDMDVTYHDSCYLGRYNGEYDAPRFILESIPGVHLVEMERSRERGMCCGGGGGGMWKEEKHGNRINVMRTEQAMETGAQAIASACPYCLIMMEDGTKAKGVADEMKTFDVVEMLDQSVNGKS from the coding sequence GTGGCAGCGTTAGCGGTCCTGCGCATCGTGATCTTTCTGGCGCTCCTCGTGACCTCCGTGTACCTCTTTTGGACGGCTTTCTCGAAGCGCTATCGGTATCTTCGTTTGGGCGCCGAGGAGGACCGGACGGATAACACGGGAGAACGCATCAAGAGTTTTCTGAAGTACGTCCTCGCCCAGGGGAAGGTGATCGCCGAACCGGCGGGGCTGGGGCATTTTGTGATTTTCTGGGGATTTATCATCCTTTCCTTTGGCACCTTGGATTTTATCGCCTATCAGTACTTTGGCGTGCACTTGCCCTATGGGGAATGGTCTTGGTTTGCGTTTTTGCACGAACTGTTCTCCTTATTGGTGCTGGCGGCCATCGGCGTGGCTTTCTATCGCCGGTACGTATTGCAGCCCATGCGCCTCGACATTTCCATTGAGGCCGGGGTGATTCTCGGACTCATCACGATATTGGTGATCTCGGATCTGCTGGTGAGCGGCCTTCAGATCGCCCTCCATGAAGAGGCTCCGAGTGCGGCGATTCCCATCGCCACGTGGCTTGGGACCGTATTTGCCGGCGGGTCGCCGGGTGTGTTGCGGGGATTCCACGAGGTCTTCGTCTGGGTGCACATTCTGACCTTGCTCGGGTTTCTCGTGTATATTCCCCGGTCCAAGCACCTCCATATGATCGCGGCGCCGTTTAATGTCTATTTTCGCAAACTCCGCTCGCCGGGCAAGTTGAAGACCCTCGACCTGGAGGACGAGTCGGTGGAGGAGTTCGGGGTCGGCCGGGTGGACCAGTTCACGTGGAAGCAGCTCCTCGACGGGTACGCTTGTACCGAGTGCGGCCGGTGTCACGTCAATTGCCCGGCTACGCTCAGCGGCAAACCCTTGTCGCCAAAATATCTGATTCTCAAGATGAGGGATCATCTTGTGCAGGTCGGGGACACCCTTTTGGCCCAGCGGCAGATGGCTGCAGCCGGGGCCGGGGCGGGGGACGCCGAAGTGGCGGTGGCCACCGAGATTCCGTCTCTAATCGGGGACGTGTACACCGAGGACGAGATCTGGGCTTGTACCACCTGCCGGGCTTGTGAGGAAGCCTGCCCGGTCTTCAACGAGCACGTCGATAAAATCATCGACCTGCGTCGGTATCTGGTGCTCACAGAAGGTAAAATGGAACCGGAGGTCAGCCGGGCCCTGAACAACCTCGAGCGCCAAGGGAACCCTTGGGGGCGCAGCCGCTCCAGCCGGGGGGATTGGGCGGAAGGTCTCGACGTGCGAGTCCTTGAAGAAGGGGAAGAGGTGGAATACCTGTACTATGCAGGGTGTGCCGCCTCTTACGACGACCGAAACAACAAGGTGGCCCGGACCCTGGTGGGTCTCCTGCAGAAAGCCGGGGTGGATTTTGCCATCCTCGGCAGCGCCGAAGAATGTTGCGGCGAATCGGCCCGGCGGCTCGGCAACGAGTTTCTCTTCCAACAGATGGCCGAGCAGAACGTGGAATCTCTGAAGAACTATAAGTTCAAAAAGATCATCACGGCAGATCCTCATTGCTTCAACACCTTGAAGAACGAGTACCCGGAATTCGGCCTTGAGGTGCCGGTGATCCATCACACCCAACTCCTGGCGGACCTCGTTCGGGAAGGAAAGCTCAAGCCGGAAAAAGAGCTGGACATGGACGTGACCTACCACGACTCCTGCTACCTGGGGCGGTACAACGGCGAGTACGACGCCCCGAGGTTTATCCTCGAATCGATCCCCGGCGTCCATCTCGTAGAGATGGAGCGCAGCCGGGAGCGGGGCATGTGCTGCGGCGGCGGGGGCGGCGGCATGTGGAAAGAAGAGAAACATGGAAACCGCATCAATGTCATGCGCACCGAACAGGCGATGGAAACCGGCGCCCAGGCCATTGCGTCCGCTTGCCCGTACTGCCTGATTATGATGGAAGACGGGACCAAAGCTAAGGGCGTCGCCGACGAAATGAAAACCTTCGATGTGGTGGAGATGCTGGACCAGTCGGTCAACGGTAAATCTTAA